The DNA sequence GAGTTGAGGACCTCTAAGTTCGGGAACTTCCTAGCTGCCCTCTCCTCAGCTATCCACCTTATGCTCTTCTTAGGGGTTAGCTTAAGTACTCCCAAGCCTGCAGGCTTCCTCCCACTCCTGGGCCTCCCCTTCCTCCTACCACCCTTCCTAACCCTCACCCTAACTACTATGAACCCCTGCTTAGCCCTGTACCCGAGGGATCTAGCCCTATCCGGTCTCGTTGGTTTATCCACCCTGACTACAGCGGGCTCTCTCCTCCAGAGGATCAGCCTTTCCCTCCAGAGCTTCAGTAGTTCCGGGTCCTCCTTTCTCCTCCTCCAGACGAGCTTCTCCATGTACCTGCCGGCGATCACCAAAGTTTGGCACCCATGAGGGTCGCTACCTCCCTCATTTTAAAGCTTGACATTCGGGACCGGAGGATGCTCATAGGGGTGGTCGGTAAGACCAACGTGGGGAAGACGACCTTCTTCTCTGCAGCAACTCTAGTAGACGCCGCTAGGGAGGATAGGCCCTTCGTGACGATAGAACCGAATGAAGGTGTGGGCTACGTTAGGGTAGCCTCTGTCTGCACCGAGTTCGGGTTGAGGTGTCAACCCAAGCACGGTTGGTGCAACGGAAGGCACAGGTATGTCCCAGTGAAACTCCTAGATGTAGCGGGATTGGTCAGAGGGGCGTATAAAGGTAGAGGACTTGGGAATAAGTTCTTAGATGATCTGAGAAGAGCTAACGTGAACATACTGGTCGTGGACGCATCAGGCTCGACGGATTCCGAGGGGAACCCTGTCCCTCCCCTCACCCACGATCCCTTAGAGGATGTGAGTATAGTGAAGGAGGAGTTCTCTCAGTGGGTAGCATCCATAATCGAGAGATCCAGGAGCAAGATCAGGGGAAAACTGCTTAGCGGAGCCCCTCCTGATGAAGCCCTTCATGAGGTCCTAACGGGCCTCGAGATCAGAAGGGAAGTCTTGAGGGAGACCCTCGAATCCCTATCCATCAGGGGATCCCCATTGGACTGGGGAGCCGCTGAGCTTCGCAAGTTCTGCGATGAGGTGCTCAGGAGAGGGAAGCCGTTCGTCATAGCTGCGAATAAGATAGATGTCCCTGGTTCTGAGAGGAATCTGGAGAGGCTTAGGAGTTCCTTAGATGAACCGGTCATTCCTATCTCAGCTGAGGCTGAGCTCATACTGAAGAAGGCCTCTAAGTCGGGCCTAGTGAGGTACGAACCGGGTGACAGGGACTTCGACATAGTTGATGAGAGCAAGCTCACGCAACCCCAGTTGAGGGTCCTGAGGATGATAAGGGAGAGGGTCTTCGATAGGTTCGGGGGAACTGGAGTACAGGATACTCTGGAAACGGCCTTGTTCGATGTCCTAAAGATGAAAGTAGTCTTTCCGGTTGAGAACGAAACTAAGCTTTCGGATAAGGATGGGAACGTTCTCCCTGATGCGATGATCCTCCCGATGAATGGGACTGTGCTTGATTTGGCTGAGAAGATCCACAGTGAGATAGCTAAGAAGGCCCTTTACGGGATAGATGTGAGGAACAAGATGAGGATCTCCCTTGATTACGTACTCAAGCATAGGGATATCGTTAAAATAGTTGCCGCTAGATGACACCATCTAGCAGCTCCCCTCAAGTTGAGAAATCGAATCTCGAGTTCCTCAATTCGATAGCTGATGGGGTTATTGAGTTAATCACCACAGAGTTCAAGATCCTCGCATCACCCGAGACTATGGATGAGAGGACCTCTGAACTCTCTATTAGGGAACCCGTCATGACCACAGAGTCCCTCACTTTAGATCTTATGACCACAGAGTCCCTTTGTAGGTAAACGTTGGGTCCTATTGTAGAGTTCTCGACTCTAGCGTTTATGCAGGAGGGTCCTAAAAAAGTAGATTCCAATGCTGAGGCATCTCCCCCTACTACTAAGGAACCCTCTACCCTGAAACCCTCCGGGACCCTCCTGTATCCCGAGAGCAAGTCTCTCAAGAGGAGCTCCTGAGCCCTT is a window from the Candidatus Korarchaeum sp. genome containing:
- a CDS encoding 50S ribosomal protein L15e → MEKLVWRRRKEDPELLKLWRERLILWRREPAVVRVDKPTRPDRARSLGYRAKQGFIVVRVRVRKGGRRKGRPRSGRKPAGLGVLKLTPKKSIRWIAEERAARKFPNLEVLNSYYVAEDGKYYWYEVVMVDPHHPVVASDPRVNWVLNPANKRRVFRGLTSAGKKARGLRSSRGIPEVVRRFKRKSGA
- a CDS encoding redox-regulated ATPase YchF, producing MLIGVVGKTNVGKTTFFSAATLVDAAREDRPFVTIEPNEGVGYVRVASVCTEFGLRCQPKHGWCNGRHRYVPVKLLDVAGLVRGAYKGRGLGNKFLDDLRRANVNILVVDASGSTDSEGNPVPPLTHDPLEDVSIVKEEFSQWVASIIERSRSKIRGKLLSGAPPDEALHEVLTGLEIRREVLRETLESLSIRGSPLDWGAAELRKFCDEVLRRGKPFVIAANKIDVPGSERNLERLRSSLDEPVIPISAEAELILKKASKSGLVRYEPGDRDFDIVDESKLTQPQLRVLRMIRERVFDRFGGTGVQDTLETALFDVLKMKVVFPVENETKLSDKDGNVLPDAMILPMNGTVLDLAEKIHSEIAKKALYGIDVRNKMRISLDYVLKHRDIVKIVAAR